The stretch of DNA GACGGAAGCACGGACACCACTTTAAAAAACTTGAAGAAACATTTTGATAACGACCCTTTCCTAAGAATTGTTACCTATAAAGAAAATCAAGGCAAAGGCTTTGCCTTGAGAAAGGGATTCTCATATTGCAGCGGTGACCTTATAGCTTTTTTAGATGCTGATTTAGATTTACATCCGAATCAATTAGATGGCTTATACCGCAAAATGGTAAAAGAAGGTGCCGATGTGGTTATAGGCTCCAAGTTCCATCCCCAATCAAAGCTAATATACCCTATTCATCGTAAAATGATAAGTATTATTTATTGTCTTATACTTTACCTCCTTTTCAGGCTTCCTTTAAAAGACACTCAAACAGGATTAAAATTGTTTAAAAAAGAAGTATTGGACAGGGTTTTTCCACGGATACTTTGCAAAAGATTTGCCTTTGATGTTGAACTCCTGGCTAACGCATATCGGTTACATTATAAAATCAAGGAAGT from Patescibacteria group bacterium encodes:
- a CDS encoding glycosyltransferase; protein product: DGSTDTTLKNLKKHFDNDPFLRIVTYKENQGKGFALRKGFSYCSGDLIAFLDADLDLHPNQLDGLYRKMVKEGADVVIGSKFHPQSKLIYPIHRKMISIIYCLILYLLFRLPLKDTQTGLKLFKKEVLDRVFPRILCKRFAFDVELLANAYRLHYKIKEVPVVLNFRRNRKWGRMRLKDMWYAGLDTLAIFYRMYILKYYEKGRNIMNIP